From the genome of Rhodobacteraceae bacterium Araon29, one region includes:
- a CDS encoding NAD(P)-binding protein, which translates to MSPDENHKILFEPVKIGPKTTKNRFYQVPHCNGMGHRWPRTMAEMRGVKAEGGWAVVCTEECSVHPTSDLTPATLMRLWDDSDLPVHELMVNKVHEHDALAGIQLVHNGLSVSNYLSRMPALAPSAAPTETSNSTQARGMDKSDIKALRGWFRDAALRSRRAGYDIIYVYAAHGIMTLLFQFLLKRFNQRTDEYGGNLTNRVRLLREVLEDTKDAVGHDCAIALRFAVDELLGEDGMNKAEAQDIVGSLAELPDLWDVNVADWGNDSLPSRFGTEGSQEEYIKFVKQTTSKPVVGVGRFTSPDTMVSQIKRGVLDLIGAARPSIADPFLPNKIQQGRSDEIRECIGCNMCTSGDFVAYPMRCTQNPTMGEEWRKGWHPEKISKAASNDSVLVVGGGPSGLEAALALSNRGYDVTLSEAASELGGRVLQETSLKPLAEWKRVSDHRTYMLSTRSNVETYVDSALTAEQVLELGCTHVAIATGARWQTNFIGAHHRQPILGAPPEMVLAPETILSGSAVSGKVMVYDDDHYYLASAIAEHLAEAGHEVVLVTPDADIASWTHNTLENAHIQTRLRELGVAIICNHAVKSVNQKSVTLACVYIGAETAVDVDAIVPVTSRKSTDGLHSELMEIPQQWSDHGVQSVTRIGDSFAPGTIAMAVYSGHAYARNLNTPTDYHALFKRENDFDTHKFLESPRI; encoded by the coding sequence ATGTCACCTGATGAAAATCATAAAATCCTCTTTGAACCTGTAAAAATTGGGCCCAAAACTACCAAAAACAGATTTTATCAAGTGCCGCATTGCAATGGGATGGGGCATCGCTGGCCGCGCACAATGGCGGAAATGCGTGGGGTCAAAGCAGAAGGCGGTTGGGCAGTGGTTTGCACCGAAGAATGCTCAGTCCACCCAACCAGTGACCTTACACCAGCAACTTTGATGCGGCTATGGGATGACAGTGATCTTCCGGTTCATGAACTGATGGTCAATAAGGTCCACGAGCATGATGCCCTTGCGGGCATTCAACTGGTGCATAATGGGCTTTCGGTTAGTAATTATTTATCGCGCATGCCGGCTCTTGCCCCCTCTGCAGCTCCAACCGAAACATCCAATTCGACCCAAGCCAGAGGGATGGACAAGTCCGATATCAAAGCATTGCGGGGCTGGTTTAGGGATGCAGCCCTGCGCTCGCGGCGGGCTGGCTATGACATCATTTACGTCTATGCCGCGCATGGCATTATGACACTACTATTCCAGTTTTTGTTGAAACGCTTCAATCAGCGGACGGACGAATATGGCGGCAATCTGACCAATCGGGTGCGATTATTGCGCGAGGTTTTAGAAGATACAAAAGATGCTGTTGGGCATGACTGTGCAATCGCCCTCAGGTTTGCGGTGGATGAATTGCTTGGCGAAGACGGTATGAATAAAGCCGAAGCGCAGGATATTGTGGGGTCTTTGGCCGAACTGCCTGATTTATGGGATGTGAATGTGGCCGATTGGGGGAATGACTCACTGCCATCACGGTTTGGCACTGAAGGATCGCAAGAAGAATACATCAAATTTGTCAAGCAAACCACAAGCAAGCCGGTTGTGGGGGTCGGGCGCTTTACTTCGCCGGACACAATGGTATCGCAGATTAAGCGCGGTGTTCTGGATCTTATCGGGGCCGCACGGCCGTCGATTGCAGATCCCTTTTTGCCAAATAAAATTCAACAAGGCAGATCCGATGAAATCAGAGAGTGCATTGGCTGCAATATGTGCACTTCGGGCGACTTTGTGGCCTATCCCATGCGATGTACTCAAAATCCGACAATGGGTGAAGAGTGGCGCAAAGGCTGGCACCCCGAGAAAATATCTAAAGCAGCCTCAAACGATAGTGTTTTGGTGGTTGGTGGTGGGCCTTCGGGCCTTGAAGCTGCGTTGGCGCTGTCGAACCGGGGCTATGATGTCACTCTATCAGAGGCCGCATCCGAACTTGGTGGCCGCGTTCTTCAAGAGACATCTTTAAAGCCTTTGGCTGAGTGGAAGCGGGTTTCAGATCATAGAACTTATATGCTTTCAACGCGCAGCAATGTTGAAACATATGTGGATAGCGCCTTAACTGCCGAGCAAGTGCTTGAGTTGGGGTGCACCCACGTTGCCATTGCAACAGGGGCACGCTGGCAGACCAATTTTATTGGCGCGCACCACCGACAACCCATTCTGGGCGCCCCTCCTGAAATGGTTCTGGCCCCCGAAACAATTTTATCTGGCTCGGCGGTTTCTGGAAAAGTGATGGTGTATGATGATGATCATTACTATCTGGCAAGTGCAATTGCCGAGCACCTTGCAGAAGCTGGTCATGAGGTGGTGCTGGTGACACCAGACGCGGATATCGCAAGTTGGACCCACAACACGCTTGAGAACGCACATATTCAAACCAGGCTTCGCGAACTGGGCGTGGCCATTATCTGCAATCACGCTGTGAAATCAGTCAACCAGAAATCGGTGACATTAGCGTGCGTTTATATTGGTGCTGAAACAGCAGTAGACGTTGATGCAATCGTGCCAGTTACTTCGCGTAAAAGCACAGATGGTTTACACAGCGAGCTCATGGAAATTCCACAGCAGTGGTCAGATCATGGGGTTCAATCAGTAACCAGAATTGGCGATAGCTTTGCACCGGGCACAATCGCCATGGCGGTATACTCGGGGCACGCATACGCGCGCAATTTGAATACACCAACCGATTACCACGCCCTTTTCAAAAGGGAAAATGACTTTGATACTCACAAATTTTTGGAAAGCCCGCGCATATGA
- a CDS encoding FAD-dependent oxidoreductase, whose protein sequence is MTDTDAWYNSSCHIDTSLWGVTSKRTADYEVLQEDVTADVAVIGAGFCGLSTALHLSERGKKVTVIDAHEPGWGASGRNGGQVIPGLKIMPDEILARFGPERGKQIIKTVGQAPAVLYDVVDKYKIECDLQKTGWIQLAKGPKGAETIKAHLTQWGARDVDVRQLDRDQIPALVGTSSYYMGLLDKRGGTLHPLKYARGLAKACVSNGVHIYKDSPALSLERVDKAWVVHSTQGRVKAETIVVCTNGYTGNMWPGLSKSLVPVLTGVVATNPLPNELCDKILPNRQGVADTQRLLSWFGLDAQNRLIFGSRTNAQIESIDQNKFSFGIRRLYEIFPDIKGVELQHLWTGRVALTLDHVPHIHKLAGGIFCGLGFNGRGVAMTTTFGKILAKHCLGEIEDNEFLPISPVKKVPLNQFRGSGITIALTWKRMMDTLQP, encoded by the coding sequence ATGACCGACACTGATGCTTGGTATAATTCCTCTTGCCATATTGATACGTCGCTTTGGGGTGTGACCTCAAAAAGAACAGCTGATTATGAGGTATTGCAAGAAGATGTAACAGCCGATGTTGCGGTTATCGGGGCGGGCTTTTGTGGGCTTTCAACCGCCTTGCATTTGTCTGAGCGCGGCAAAAAAGTAACCGTTATAGATGCCCATGAGCCCGGTTGGGGCGCGTCTGGAAGGAACGGCGGTCAGGTTATCCCAGGCTTAAAAATCATGCCCGATGAAATACTCGCGCGGTTTGGCCCAGAAAGAGGGAAGCAGATTATAAAAACGGTGGGGCAGGCACCGGCAGTTCTTTATGATGTCGTGGACAAATATAAGATTGAGTGTGATCTGCAAAAGACAGGTTGGATACAGCTTGCCAAAGGCCCCAAGGGCGCAGAAACAATCAAAGCTCACTTGACGCAATGGGGTGCAAGGGATGTTGACGTGCGCCAGCTTGATCGGGATCAAATTCCGGCACTGGTTGGAACCAGTTCATATTATATGGGCCTGCTGGATAAAAGAGGCGGCACTCTTCATCCGCTAAAATATGCAAGAGGACTTGCGAAAGCCTGTGTCTCGAATGGTGTTCATATATATAAGGACAGCCCGGCTTTATCGCTTGAACGGGTCGATAAAGCTTGGGTGGTTCATAGCACGCAAGGACGGGTTAAAGCAGAAACCATAGTGGTCTGTACCAACGGCTATACCGGCAATATGTGGCCGGGCCTTTCAAAATCATTGGTGCCGGTGCTGACAGGGGTGGTTGCAACCAACCCATTGCCAAATGAGCTTTGCGATAAAATTTTACCAAACCGCCAAGGGGTTGCGGATACCCAAAGACTGTTATCTTGGTTTGGGCTTGATGCGCAAAACCGCCTTATCTTTGGCAGCCGCACCAATGCACAAATCGAGTCAATTGACCAAAATAAATTCTCATTTGGTATTCGGCGTCTATATGAAATTTTTCCTGATATCAAAGGCGTTGAGTTACAGCATTTGTGGACCGGACGAGTTGCCTTAACCCTTGATCACGTTCCCCATATTCACAAATTGGCCGGCGGTATATTCTGTGGGCTTGGCTTTAATGGTCGCGGGGTTGCCATGACAACCACATTTGGGAAAATTCTTGCCAAACACTGTTTGGGCGAAATTGAGGACAATGAGTTTCTGCCTATTTCACCAGTAAAAAAAGTTCCTCTAAATCAGTTTAGAGGCAGCGGCATAACCATTGCGCTGACGTGGAAGCGAATGATGGATACGTTGCAACCCTAA
- a CDS encoding cupin domain-containing protein has product MPPNLGFYIYKMEPGASSAPHRHGGAEEFYVIEGELKDHDGSIYKAGDVVWLAPGSEHNSYSEKGCTVAVFSEHSEEPPD; this is encoded by the coding sequence ATGCCACCAAATTTAGGTTTCTACATTTATAAAATGGAACCCGGTGCAAGCTCTGCGCCGCATCGCCATGGGGGCGCGGAAGAATTTTATGTCATCGAAGGCGAGCTTAAAGATCATGATGGATCAATCTACAAGGCCGGCGATGTGGTTTGGCTTGCCCCGGGAAGCGAGCATAACTCATACTCGGAAAAAGGCTGCACTGTTGCTGTATTTTCTGAGCACTCAGAAGAGCCACCTGATTAG
- a CDS encoding Rieske 2Fe-2S domain-containing protein, whose protein sequence is MNSRNKSTSSPNTWDRSGLPAWSFFNKEMLEQEKELLFRRHWQLICHQSDIPEPGNFITCDFVDERALIIRGKDDQIRAFHNLCRHRGSRVVADEKGSCRSAIICPFHGWAYNLDGTLRGAAQPASLPDLDPIKYGLKPIEMENWNGFIFVRFQPGPQPSIREILAPFDAEIEQYELSDLLPSGDDYWTEDVAANWKCVRDVDNEGYHVPLAHPGLHDLFGSNYHDEPFTNGTARSVGAFREGKGRLWSVQNYKKILSHKEGLDKEHQNCWLYIGVFPNLVFGLYPDSVIFYQEFPVENGKTIQRGASYKFPNEDRQKRLSRYLSMRIDRYTSKEDEQLIEWTWEAAFSSGYDGIILSDLEYGVRSYHDALRVYFPILDAPEPPQGKLEEMNKDLLASNP, encoded by the coding sequence ATGAATTCCAGAAATAAATCCACGTCATCTCCAAATACCTGGGATCGCAGCGGGCTTCCAGCGTGGAGTTTTTTTAACAAAGAAATGCTGGAACAGGAAAAAGAGCTTCTTTTTCGCCGCCATTGGCAGTTGATTTGTCACCAAAGTGATATTCCGGAACCGGGCAACTTCATAACATGCGATTTCGTCGATGAACGCGCATTAATCATACGCGGCAAAGACGATCAGATACGCGCCTTTCATAATTTGTGCCGGCATCGCGGATCGCGGGTTGTTGCCGACGAAAAAGGCAGCTGCAGATCAGCAATTATATGCCCTTTCCACGGCTGGGCTTATAATCTTGACGGGACATTGCGAGGCGCAGCGCAGCCCGCGTCTCTGCCTGATTTAGATCCTATAAAATACGGTTTGAAACCAATTGAGATGGAAAATTGGAACGGGTTTATCTTTGTGAGGTTTCAACCGGGGCCACAGCCTTCCATTCGTGAAATTCTTGCGCCATTTGATGCCGAGATTGAGCAATATGAACTCTCCGATCTATTGCCATCTGGCGATGATTACTGGACAGAAGATGTTGCTGCTAACTGGAAGTGCGTGCGCGATGTCGATAACGAAGGCTATCATGTCCCTTTGGCACATCCGGGGTTGCATGACCTTTTTGGGTCAAACTATCACGACGAGCCCTTTACCAACGGAACCGCACGATCTGTGGGCGCCTTTCGCGAAGGAAAAGGCCGGTTATGGAGCGTGCAAAACTATAAGAAAATCCTAAGCCACAAGGAAGGGCTTGATAAAGAGCATCAAAATTGCTGGCTGTATATTGGAGTATTTCCAAATCTTGTCTTCGGACTCTACCCAGACTCGGTCATTTTTTATCAAGAATTCCCCGTTGAAAACGGCAAAACCATTCAACGTGGTGCATCATATAAATTTCCAAACGAAGACAGACAAAAACGGCTTTCTCGGTATCTGAGCATGCGCATCGATCGGTATACCTCAAAGGAAGATGAGCAATTGATAGAATGGACTTGGGAGGCCGCCTTCTCAAGTGGATATGACGGTATCATTCTGTCAGATTTAGAATACGGGGTGCGCAGTTACCATGATGCACTGCGGGTCTATTTTCCTATTTTGGACGCACCAGAACCCCCTCAAGGAAAGCTTGAAGAAATGAATAAGGATTTGCTTGCCAGTAATCCATAA
- a CDS encoding GNAT family N-acetyltransferase, whose product MKIERIEEMRLSKRDDKAIGSLLDGSFGVDYGTRSFFQQRHHIRLLMRQKAAVIGHMGITIRAIRMGGKLLTIAGLGDVATDISYRGQGIATQLLHRAIKEVKSSQCAFFLLFGNRPLYTASGFKSVPNKVRCTSLIGVKTGEVIELSDSELMVMPLGSILWDEATVIDLVGHAF is encoded by the coding sequence ATGAAAATCGAACGTATCGAAGAAATGCGGCTGTCAAAACGCGACGACAAGGCAATTGGGAGCTTGCTTGACGGATCCTTTGGCGTGGATTACGGCACACGCAGTTTTTTTCAGCAACGCCACCACATTCGTCTTTTGATGCGTCAAAAAGCGGCTGTCATTGGCCATATGGGCATTACCATCAGAGCCATAAGAATGGGCGGCAAACTTTTAACCATTGCGGGTCTGGGTGATGTGGCAACAGATATAAGCTATCGGGGGCAAGGTATTGCAACGCAGCTTCTGCATCGCGCTATTAAAGAGGTTAAATCCTCTCAATGCGCGTTTTTCTTGCTCTTTGGCAACCGGCCTCTTTATACAGCATCCGGTTTTAAATCAGTACCCAATAAAGTCAGGTGTACTTCTTTGATCGGTGTAAAAACCGGTGAAGTTATTGAATTAAGCGATAGCGAATTGATGGTGATGCCCCTTGGATCAATTCTTTGGGATGAGGCCACAGTGATCGATCTAGTAGGTCACGCGTTTTAG
- a CDS encoding adenylate/guanylate cyclase domain-containing protein produces MRETTVLALDVVGFSKQVAENPTVTIDVLSARRKRIHSLVLSMSGRVFNEAGDSIVSEFAEADKAALCAVAIQEEMARLNAGSPTERRMMFRAGINYGAVMDADDNVFGDTVNVAARLEAASSPEGVYVSKSAFDKLLSETQSSFAYLGELSLKNISNPTAVYMWKSGYQMGRYGASNTEKVVNVETLPGSIAVLLLKNLSSDEEQQYFCEGVSEDLISALSRYKSLRVTSSNASFAFLAGEKSLKEIGQALSAKYILSGAVRSMGNRVRVNIKLDNSENSQTIWSEKFETTKEGIWELEETLASTVASKLVGQVEKDEVRSSANKPPEDARAYDLVLQGLKHHRNSIISREDARKAYDLFSRAVDIDPNYPRALAWKVCSTANLSSWEPEILGPNWMQEALKSIEKALQLDPDDAEANRIMGAMQLSNGNYESSLAHHRHACSLCPSDLYIAAKHCKVLMYDGRLDEAQNELDRAKKINPTASDLLYEIEGVLKFWQHDHQASDDIFKRIKFPDPIISVFESANNYHLGHVDLAAGKVAEIETDYGLSVERLIRDEPYRKDEMKSMLEPILKSSALV; encoded by the coding sequence ATGCGAGAAACAACAGTTTTGGCGTTAGATGTGGTTGGGTTTTCAAAACAAGTTGCTGAAAACCCCACGGTGACCATCGATGTATTGTCTGCCCGAAGAAAACGCATCCACAGTCTTGTCCTTTCCATGAGTGGGCGTGTTTTTAATGAGGCCGGCGATAGCATTGTTTCAGAATTTGCAGAAGCGGATAAAGCCGCACTTTGCGCAGTGGCCATTCAAGAAGAAATGGCCCGTCTAAATGCCGGATCACCCACAGAACGGCGGATGATGTTTCGTGCAGGTATCAACTATGGCGCAGTCATGGATGCAGATGACAATGTGTTCGGGGACACTGTTAATGTCGCGGCGCGGCTTGAAGCCGCCTCGTCTCCCGAAGGGGTTTATGTAAGCAAAAGTGCTTTTGATAAGCTGCTGTCAGAAACCCAAAGTTCCTTTGCCTATTTGGGTGAATTAAGCCTAAAGAACATTTCAAACCCGACAGCTGTTTATATGTGGAAATCAGGGTATCAAATGGGGCGTTATGGGGCCTCAAACACTGAAAAAGTTGTCAATGTCGAAACCCTGCCCGGTTCAATTGCGGTATTACTTTTAAAGAACCTCAGTTCTGATGAAGAGCAGCAATATTTCTGCGAGGGCGTTTCAGAAGATCTAATTAGTGCTTTGTCCCGTTATAAATCTCTGCGTGTAACTTCAAGCAATGCCAGCTTTGCTTTTCTTGCAGGTGAAAAGTCACTAAAGGAAATCGGGCAAGCCTTGTCTGCCAAATATATATTGTCAGGCGCTGTTCGCAGCATGGGCAACCGTGTTCGTGTTAACATCAAATTAGATAACTCGGAAAACAGTCAAACCATTTGGTCAGAGAAATTTGAAACCACCAAAGAGGGGATTTGGGAATTAGAAGAAACCTTGGCATCGACCGTTGCATCAAAACTTGTCGGTCAAGTTGAAAAAGATGAGGTGCGCTCATCGGCCAATAAACCGCCAGAGGATGCACGTGCGTATGATCTTGTTCTTCAGGGCCTGAAGCATCACAGAAATTCGATTATTTCGCGCGAAGATGCGCGCAAGGCCTATGACCTTTTCAGCAGAGCCGTGGATATTGATCCAAACTATCCAAGAGCGCTGGCATGGAAAGTTTGCTCGACGGCCAACCTATCATCTTGGGAACCCGAGATTTTAGGCCCTAACTGGATGCAAGAGGCATTAAAAAGCATTGAGAAAGCCCTTCAACTTGACCCTGACGACGCTGAGGCGAACAGGATCATGGGCGCTATGCAGTTGTCAAATGGAAACTACGAATCTTCATTGGCGCATCACCGCCATGCCTGTAGTCTTTGCCCCTCTGATCTATATATTGCTGCCAAGCACTGCAAAGTACTAATGTATGACGGCCGATTGGACGAAGCTCAGAACGAATTGGATCGGGCGAAAAAAATAAATCCAACGGCGTCTGATCTGCTTTACGAAATAGAAGGTGTATTGAAATTCTGGCAACATGACCATCAAGCCAGCGATGATATTTTCAAAAGAATAAAGTTTCCAGATCCAATTATATCTGTATTTGAATCCGCCAATAATTACCATTTGGGTCATGTTGACCTAGCGGCGGGAAAAGTGGCGGAAATTGAAACAGATTATGGGCTTTCTGTCGAACGGTTGATCCGAGACGAGCCTTATCGAAAAGATGAAATGAAATCCATGCTCGAGCCAATTCTTAAATCCAGCGCCTTGGTGTGA
- the nagA gene encoding N-acetylglucosamine-6-phosphate deacetylase, whose translation MNGWIKPTCIFDGNDLLSGHAVRIEDGNLVQIMPVDEMPNTASAVDLSGILTPGFVDLQVNGGGGVLLNNQPSHQTMRQILRAHRRYGTVAVLPTVITDTHEVLHAAVDAALEAKGEAGIIGLHIEGPHLAISRRGTHAKEHIRPFDSETLGLVKKLRDSDIPVMITVAPEIVGKTVISDLAELGAVVSIGHTNATAEEGRMALAEGARCFTHLFNAMPPMINRDPGVVAAAINSDAYAGIICDGYHVSDDLIKMALRARPCPDRMFVISDAMPTISGPEHFKLYNAEVKIKGGRLINSQGNLAGAHITMSQSVKRLIENIGLSPSEALKMAISVPAAVIGKPELGLLLNRPIGDLIILKDNFEFDRFAF comes from the coding sequence ATGAATGGATGGATAAAACCTACGTGCATCTTTGACGGTAATGATCTTCTATCAGGTCACGCAGTGCGAATTGAAGACGGGAATTTGGTTCAGATAATGCCTGTGGATGAAATGCCCAACACCGCTTCGGCGGTTGACTTGAGCGGTATTTTGACACCCGGTTTTGTGGATTTGCAAGTCAACGGTGGCGGCGGCGTCTTGCTTAACAATCAGCCCAGCCACCAAACAATGCGTCAAATTCTTCGCGCTCATCGGCGCTATGGCACAGTCGCCGTTTTGCCGACCGTCATCACCGATACCCACGAGGTATTGCACGCCGCGGTTGACGCCGCCCTAGAGGCAAAAGGGGAAGCTGGCATCATTGGGCTGCATATCGAAGGCCCCCACCTCGCCATAAGCCGCCGCGGCACCCATGCAAAAGAGCATATTCGCCCCTTTGATTCCGAAACCCTTGGCTTGGTGAAAAAACTGCGCGACTCTGACATTCCTGTCATGATCACCGTAGCGCCCGAAATTGTGGGTAAGACAGTGATTTCAGATCTCGCCGAACTGGGGGCGGTTGTGTCCATCGGCCACACAAATGCCACCGCAGAAGAAGGCCGGATGGCGCTTGCAGAGGGGGCGCGGTGCTTTACCCATTTGTTTAACGCCATGCCGCCCATGATCAACCGAGACCCGGGCGTAGTCGCCGCCGCCATAAATTCCGATGCCTATGCGGGGATTATTTGCGATGGGTATCATGTGTCTGACGACCTTATAAAAATGGCCTTACGTGCGCGGCCCTGCCCCGATCGCATGTTCGTCATTTCAGACGCGATGCCAACAATCAGCGGCCCTGAGCATTTCAAGCTTTATAATGCAGAGGTGAAAATAAAAGGTGGGCGGTTGATAAATAGCCAAGGCAATCTGGCCGGTGCGCATATCACTATGTCGCAAAGTGTCAAAAGGCTCATTGAAAACATCGGCCTCTCCCCCTCTGAGGCCCTAAAGATGGCGATCTCAGTGCCCGCTGCAGTTATCGGAAAACCTGAACTCGGCCTATTATTAAACCGCCCTATTGGAGATTTAATAATACTAAAAGACAATTTTGAATTTGACAGATTTGCCTTTTAA
- a CDS encoding tagatose-6-phosphate kinase: MVNALLDIVHRNRAGESIAIPSVCTAHPGVLCIVLKFAAAENQPVVIEATSNQVNQEGGYTGMTPSQFVAFVSRLALNAGADPTAIIFGGDHLGPQAWRNLPAEEAMAKADVMIREYVKAGFCKIHLDCSEGCAGEPTQVDEQTAAQRAARLMSVALSVSENPEGLTFVIGTEVPPPGGAKVDSHGDIAATTPESAASTLQAHESAFLDAGLGDVRALVSGLVVQPGVEFGPMTVYHLPLERSFDLRSVMMRWPNLALEAHSTDYQKPAAYPRLAELGFAYQKVGPALTFAWRQAVYALDQMLSFRDGSAPIVSPVMERIMLKDRGAWQSHYHGDPDAQFAQRHLALADRIRYYWPHPDAQAAVSALLAALESRDLSRALVEQFFPTPTINRAELGRALNAATLIAANVEQSLKPYFFTTERRATPAQERSE; encoded by the coding sequence ATGGTTAATGCGCTGTTGGATATTGTCCATCGGAACCGCGCCGGTGAAAGCATTGCGATCCCTTCGGTTTGCACGGCCCACCCGGGTGTTTTGTGCATTGTCTTAAAATTTGCCGCCGCCGAAAACCAGCCGGTTGTCATAGAAGCCACCTCAAATCAGGTCAACCAAGAGGGCGGTTATACCGGCATGACACCCAGCCAGTTTGTCGCTTTCGTGTCGCGCTTGGCGCTCAATGCTGGCGCTGATCCAACCGCCATTATTTTTGGCGGCGATCATTTGGGGCCGCAGGCCTGGCGCAATTTGCCCGCCGAAGAGGCAATGGCCAAAGCAGATGTGATGATCCGTGAATATGTTAAGGCCGGCTTTTGTAAAATCCATTTAGACTGCTCAGAAGGCTGCGCGGGCGAACCTACGCAAGTGGATGAGCAAACCGCCGCCCAGCGCGCAGCGCGTTTGATGTCTGTTGCATTAAGCGTCAGTGAAAACCCTGAGGGTTTAACCTTTGTCATCGGCACAGAGGTCCCGCCTCCTGGCGGTGCCAAAGTGGACAGCCACGGCGATATCGCGGCCACCACCCCAGAAAGTGCAGCATCGACACTGCAGGCCCATGAGAGCGCTTTTTTGGATGCCGGGCTTGGGGACGTGCGGGCTTTGGTTTCGGGTCTTGTGGTGCAGCCGGGTGTCGAGTTCGGACCTATGACGGTCTATCATCTCCCCCTAGAGCGCTCCTTTGATTTGCGCTCGGTCATGATGCGCTGGCCTAATTTGGCACTTGAAGCCCATTCAACCGACTATCAAAAGCCCGCGGCATACCCGCGTCTTGCCGAACTGGGTTTTGCCTATCAAAAAGTTGGACCCGCCTTAACGTTTGCTTGGCGGCAAGCCGTTTATGCCTTGGATCAAATGCTGTCGTTTCGAGACGGATCAGCGCCGATTGTCAGCCCGGTAATGGAGCGTATCATGCTTAAAGACAGGGGCGCATGGCAATCGCATTACCATGGCGATCCAGATGCCCAGTTCGCACAGCGGCATTTGGCCTTGGCGGATCGTATTCGCTATTACTGGCCACACCCTGACGCACAGGCCGCTGTGAGCGCATTGTTAGCGGCGCTGGAAAGCCGAGATTTAAGCCGTGCTTTAGTCGAGCAATTTTTCCCCACCCCTACAATCAACCGCGCCGAACTGGGCAGGGCTTTGAACGCTGCGACATTGATCGCCGCCAATGTAGAGCAGAGTTTAAAGCCTTACTTTTTCACCACAGAACGCCGGGCGACACCTGCACAAGAGAGGTCAGAGTGA
- a CDS encoding ROK family protein has protein sequence MIAAGIDLGGTKIEAQVFDADWNCAEKQRSATPQTYAGLLTAVAAQVSWIEKSYPGLPIGVGAAGLIAPRTGLALTANLPASGKPFPKDLARACGRAITYLNDCRAFALSEAIFGAGRPFRTMVGIVFGTGNGGGVVVDGQLLSPSLGVSGEFGHIYAPAHLVKAYDLPIVQCGCGRMGCIETLVSGQGMSRLAQALTGRSVPPADIATARHNDPQMEKVWKVWCEIVAEQFLAFDYILNPDVIVLGGGLSNISGICNDLSAALQNAQFKDFPIPKLLLAQGGDVSGVRGAAYAAWQEAQNG, from the coding sequence ATGATTGCAGCAGGCATTGATTTAGGCGGCACGAAAATCGAAGCACAGGTGTTTGATGCGGACTGGAACTGCGCCGAAAAACAACGCAGTGCAACACCGCAAACCTATGCCGGTCTGTTGACAGCCGTGGCCGCGCAAGTGAGTTGGATAGAAAAGAGCTATCCGGGATTGCCCATTGGCGTTGGCGCGGCCGGCTTAATCGCGCCACGCACCGGGCTTGCTCTTACGGCCAATCTGCCTGCTTCGGGCAAACCATTCCCCAAAGATCTGGCGCGCGCATGCGGTCGGGCGATAACCTATCTAAACGATTGCCGCGCTTTTGCTCTTTCTGAGGCGATTTTCGGAGCTGGTCGGCCCTTTCGCACAATGGTCGGGATTGTGTTTGGCACGGGCAATGGCGGCGGGGTTGTCGTGGATGGGCAACTTTTGTCCCCAAGCTTGGGCGTCAGCGGTGAATTCGGCCATATTTATGCCCCCGCCCATCTTGTAAAAGCCTATGACCTGCCGATCGTTCAATGTGGCTGTGGCCGTATGGGGTGCATTGAAACGCTTGTCTCAGGCCAAGGCATGTCAAGGCTTGCACAAGCGCTCACCGGCCGCTCTGTGCCACCTGCTGATATCGCAACCGCGCGGCACAATGATCCGCAAATGGAAAAGGTCTGGAAGGTCTGGTGCGAAATCGTTGCTGAGCAATTTCTAGCCTTTGATTACATTTTGAACCCAGACGTTATTGTTTTGGGGGGTGGGCTTTCAAATATATCCGGGATCTGTAATGACCTAAGCGCAGCTCTGCAAAACGCCCAGTTTAAAGACTTTCCCATCCCCAAATTACTTTTGGCGCAGGGCGGCGATGTCAGCGGAGTGCGCGGGGCAGCCTATGCCGCCTGGCAGGAGGCGCAAAATGGTTAA